A single window of Pseudomonas lutea DNA harbors:
- a CDS encoding LLM class flavin-dependent oxidoreductase has translation MSRHIHLSAFLLTGPVVHSHAVWRHPETVGNYLDPEYYARTARVVEEGLFDFLFFADRLAVGDQMGGSRDVALRYGAQDATRLDPLPILSYLVGQTRKLGLGATRSTTYYEPAHIAREFATLDHLSRGRAAWNIVTSMNDSEGRLFGKDKHLEHDLRYDRADEFVEVALKLWRSWAPDALKLDRESGVLADPSKITSVQHHGEWFKVEGPLNIPRTPQGRPVLIQAGSSGRGRRFGARWAEAIFTIHPHLKAMQAFREDVRNQVVQQGRAADSCKVLTAVMPFIGGSEAEARAKRDRHNALARPELGLVTLASQLNVDLSPFPLSATLAEIARSPLIPPAAAEKLLMQGPDTTLEALGRIFASSVRVPQLVGTGAQIADQLAEIFTLGGCDGFVISPAYLPGSFSEFVESVIPHLQRKGLFRTAYEGSTLREHLGLEALAP, from the coding sequence ATGAGTCGTCACATTCATCTGTCGGCGTTTCTGCTGACCGGGCCGGTCGTTCACAGCCATGCCGTCTGGCGCCACCCTGAAACAGTGGGCAATTACCTTGATCCCGAGTACTACGCCCGCACGGCGCGCGTGGTGGAGGAGGGGTTATTCGACTTTCTGTTCTTTGCCGATCGTCTGGCGGTGGGCGACCAGATGGGCGGCTCTCGCGACGTGGCCCTGCGTTATGGCGCGCAGGACGCCACGCGCCTGGACCCGTTGCCGATTCTGTCGTATCTGGTCGGCCAGACCCGCAAGCTGGGCCTGGGCGCGACCCGGTCGACCACCTACTACGAGCCGGCGCACATCGCCCGCGAGTTCGCGACTCTGGATCATCTGTCCAGAGGTCGCGCTGCCTGGAACATCGTCACGTCAATGAACGACAGCGAAGGGCGATTGTTTGGTAAAGACAAGCATCTTGAGCATGACCTGCGCTATGACCGCGCCGACGAGTTCGTCGAAGTGGCCCTCAAGTTGTGGCGCAGTTGGGCGCCGGATGCGTTGAAGCTGGACCGGGAAAGCGGTGTGCTGGCCGACCCTTCAAAGATCACGTCGGTGCAGCATCACGGTGAGTGGTTCAAAGTCGAAGGCCCGTTGAACATCCCGCGCACGCCCCAGGGTCGCCCGGTGCTGATTCAGGCGGGCTCATCGGGTCGTGGGCGGCGTTTCGGCGCGCGTTGGGCGGAGGCGATTTTCACCATTCACCCGCACCTCAAGGCGATGCAGGCGTTCCGCGAGGACGTACGGAATCAAGTGGTGCAGCAAGGCCGCGCCGCCGACAGCTGCAAAGTGTTGACGGCAGTGATGCCGTTCATTGGTGGCAGCGAAGCCGAAGCCCGAGCCAAGCGCGACCGGCACAACGCTTTGGCGCGTCCGGAACTGGGGCTGGTTACTTTGGCGTCCCAGTTGAACGTGGATCTGTCGCCGTTTCCCCTGTCAGCGACGCTGGCAGAGATCGCCCGCTCGCCGTTGATTCCGCCAGCCGCAGCCGAGAAGTTGTTGATGCAGGGGCCTGACACCACCCTTGAAGCGCTGGGAAGGATTTTCGCCAGCAGTGTGCGTGTGCCGCAATTGGTCGGCACCGGCGCGCAGATTGCCGATCAGTTGGCAGAGATATTTACTCTGGGCGGTTGCGACGGGTTTGTGATTTCACCGGCGTACCTGCCAGGGTCTTTCAGTGAGTTTGTTGAAAGCGTGATCCCGCATCTGCAACGCAAAGGGCTGTTTCGCACCGCGTATGAAGGCTCGACCTTGCGAGAGCATTTAGGGCTGGAGGCGTTGGCGCCCTGA
- a CDS encoding carboxymuconolactone decarboxylase family protein — MFSNWPDLVSTIKQSFGALSKSNPKMVKAYMALGEAAAENNVLDAKTRELISLAVAVTTRCDGCLGTHAQAAIAAGATREEVAAALATAISLNAGAAYVYSLHALEAYDALKQ; from the coding sequence ATGTTCAGCAATTGGCCCGATCTGGTTTCAACCATCAAGCAGTCATTTGGCGCACTGTCCAAATCCAATCCGAAAATGGTCAAGGCTTACATGGCCCTTGGCGAGGCCGCTGCGGAAAATAACGTCCTCGACGCCAAGACCCGCGAGCTGATTTCTCTTGCCGTGGCCGTCACCACCCGTTGTGACGGTTGTCTGGGTACTCACGCTCAGGCCGCCATTGCTGCCGGGGCAACACGTGAAGAGGTCGCCGCAGCGTTGGCCACGGCTATCTCGTTGAATGCGGGTGCAGCGTATGTCTATTCGCTCCATGCGCTGGAAGCCTACGACGCGCTGAAGCAGTAA
- a CDS encoding aldo/keto reductase → MLTKNIPSSGEALPVIGLGTYRGFDVEPGSEAYKLLPAVVDQLFSAGGTVIDSSPMYGRAEQSTGELLSIHQPSSPAFLATKVWTRGRDAGIAQMEDSFRLLQTERIDLMQIHNLLDWKTHLPTLRAWKEEGRVRYIGLTHYTASAYDEVEAALRAESFDFLQINYALDDRAVEARLLPLCRERGLAVICNRPFGGGGLLGRLRDTPLPGWAGEVQAKSWAQLALKFLISHPAVTCVIPGTGNPKYMKENAEAGRGPLLTDAQRQQLIARVG, encoded by the coding sequence ATGCTCACAAAAAATATTCCGTCCAGCGGCGAAGCGTTGCCGGTGATTGGCCTCGGCACGTATCGAGGGTTCGATGTCGAGCCCGGCAGCGAGGCCTACAAACTGCTGCCCGCGGTGGTCGACCAGCTTTTCAGTGCTGGCGGTACTGTGATCGACAGCTCGCCGATGTATGGTCGCGCCGAGCAGAGCACCGGCGAACTGCTGTCGATTCATCAGCCCTCGTCGCCGGCGTTTCTGGCGACCAAGGTATGGACCCGTGGGCGTGACGCCGGGATCGCGCAGATGGAAGATTCGTTTCGGTTGTTGCAGACCGAGCGCATCGACCTCATGCAGATTCACAATCTGCTCGACTGGAAGACTCACTTGCCGACGTTGCGTGCGTGGAAGGAAGAGGGGCGAGTGCGCTACATCGGCCTGACGCACTACACCGCATCGGCTTATGACGAGGTTGAGGCAGCGCTCAGAGCCGAGTCCTTCGATTTCCTGCAGATCAACTACGCCCTGGACGACCGCGCTGTCGAAGCGCGCTTGCTGCCGTTATGCCGTGAGCGGGGTTTGGCGGTGATCTGCAATCGGCCATTTGGCGGCGGCGGGCTGCTCGGACGCCTGCGCGACACGCCGTTGCCAGGCTGGGCGGGGGAGGTGCAGGCCAAAAGCTGGGCGCAACTGGCGCTGAAGTTTTTGATCTCCCATCCGGCGGTGACGTGCGTCATCCCCGGTACGGGCAATCCCAAATACATGAAGGAAAACGCCGAAGCCGGACGCGGGCCGCTGCTGACCGATGCTCAGCGACAGCAGTTGATTGCACGAGTGGGGTAA
- the ligD gene encoding DNA ligase D: MTKPVSEYTRKRNFDVTSEPAESEDQARSEKGKALSFVIHKHDARNLHYDFRLELDGTLKSWAVPKGPSLDPKNKRLAVHVEDHPLGYGTFEGSIPEGEYGAGDVIVWDRGIWQPHGDPQETYKAGKLKFTLIGEKLTGDWTLVRTRLPGNSDKEQWLLIKEKDEAVRPQDEYDIVVDKPQSVVSGATVGAGRGTPSTAKRKSGVSAPEAKAAKQTSEKAAKSAPAKKGAASKKSPVPAKLTPQLATLMDAPPEGEWLYEIKYDGYRLLTRIIDGELKFFTRNGNDWTDRLPLQAKAIAALKLDNTWLDGEVVVLNDAGLPDFQALQNAFDIGRSKDIVYYLFDVPFLNGEDLRQQPVQDRRAALQKVLGRQKKGLVRFSDAFTAGHRDIIESACLLSLEGVIGKRAGSAYQSRRSADWIKLKCKLRQEFVIVGFTRPQGARNGFGALLLAVNEEGAGWVYAGRVGTGFNQQMLADLLEQMKPLEQDASPLAKKVTSAQARSVHWIKPTLVAEVEFGEWTRDGIIRHSAFVSLRTDKPASEVVHEYPKTPKDIKAPFKPAATKASGGTSKAAKSEAVTAKKTTSLSKRADKDRIDVAGVMVSHPERLIDAASGLHKIDLAQYYASVADWILPHLDHRPVALLRCPEGVEGEQFFQKHSERMAIPNIKQLDPKLDPGHARLMEIDSVKALVGAAQMGTIELHTWGATYDRIELPDHFVLDLDPDAELPWRSMIEATQLTLSTLDELGLDAYVKTSGGKGMHIVVPLARRADWDTVKAFAKALAQFMARELPERFTATSGPKNRVGKIFIDYLRNTRGASTVVAYSARARPGLPVSVPISRDELTEVQSAAQWTIANLQQRLRKLKADPWAGYKNNQRLTKPMWKRLGATPPAQS, translated from the coding sequence ATGACGAAACCTGTGAGTGAATACACCCGCAAGCGCAACTTCGATGTCACGTCCGAGCCGGCGGAAAGCGAGGACCAGGCACGAAGCGAGAAGGGCAAGGCGCTGAGTTTCGTCATTCACAAGCACGATGCGCGCAATCTGCATTACGACTTTCGCCTCGAGCTGGACGGCACCCTGAAGAGCTGGGCAGTGCCGAAAGGGCCAAGTCTGGACCCGAAAAACAAGCGCCTGGCGGTGCATGTCGAAGACCATCCGCTGGGCTACGGCACTTTTGAGGGCAGCATTCCAGAGGGCGAATACGGCGCAGGTGATGTGATCGTCTGGGACCGGGGCATCTGGCAGCCCCATGGCGATCCGCAGGAGACCTACAAGGCCGGCAAACTCAAATTCACCCTGATTGGCGAAAAGCTCACCGGTGACTGGACGCTGGTACGCACCCGTTTGCCGGGCAATAGCGACAAAGAGCAGTGGTTGCTGATCAAGGAAAAGGACGAGGCGGTGCGGCCACAGGATGAGTACGACATCGTGGTCGACAAGCCGCAAAGTGTCGTGAGCGGCGCGACCGTGGGCGCAGGGCGAGGCACACCTTCGACCGCCAAGCGCAAGTCCGGTGTATCGGCCCCCGAAGCGAAGGCTGCAAAGCAAACTTCAGAAAAGGCCGCAAAGAGCGCGCCTGCCAAAAAGGGCGCTGCGTCGAAGAAAAGCCCCGTTCCCGCAAAGCTCACGCCGCAGTTGGCGACCTTGATGGACGCGCCGCCCGAAGGCGAATGGCTCTATGAAATCAAATACGACGGGTATCGCCTGCTGACACGAATCATTGATGGCGAGCTGAAATTCTTCACCCGCAACGGCAACGACTGGACCGACAGATTGCCCCTGCAAGCCAAGGCCATCGCGGCTCTGAAGCTGGACAACACGTGGCTGGATGGCGAGGTGGTGGTGCTGAACGATGCCGGTTTGCCGGATTTTCAGGCGCTGCAGAACGCGTTCGATATTGGTCGCAGCAAGGACATCGTCTATTACCTGTTCGATGTGCCCTTTCTCAACGGCGAAGACCTGCGCCAGCAGCCGGTTCAAGACCGCCGCGCGGCATTGCAGAAGGTCCTTGGGCGACAGAAAAAGGGCCTGGTGCGGTTCTCCGATGCCTTCACTGCGGGCCATCGCGACATCATCGAAAGCGCCTGCCTGCTGTCTCTCGAAGGGGTGATTGGCAAGCGTGCCGGCAGCGCGTATCAGTCCCGACGGAGTGCCGACTGGATCAAGCTCAAATGCAAGTTGCGCCAGGAGTTCGTCATCGTTGGCTTCACCCGGCCGCAAGGTGCGCGCAACGGTTTTGGTGCGTTGCTGCTGGCCGTCAACGAGGAGGGCGCCGGCTGGGTGTACGCGGGCCGTGTCGGCACCGGCTTCAACCAGCAGATGCTCGCCGATCTGCTGGAGCAGATGAAGCCCTTGGAACAGGATGCCTCGCCGCTGGCCAAGAAAGTCACTTCTGCTCAAGCCCGCAGCGTGCATTGGATAAAGCCGACGCTGGTGGCAGAAGTCGAGTTTGGCGAGTGGACCCGCGACGGCATCATTCGCCATTCCGCGTTTGTGTCGCTGCGCACCGATAAACCGGCCAGCGAGGTGGTTCACGAGTACCCCAAGACGCCAAAAGACATCAAGGCGCCGTTCAAGCCTGCTGCCACCAAAGCGTCGGGCGGGACGAGCAAGGCGGCGAAAAGCGAGGCTGTTACAGCGAAAAAAACCACATCATTGAGCAAGCGTGCCGACAAGGACCGCATCGACGTGGCGGGTGTCATGGTCAGTCACCCGGAGCGGTTGATCGACGCCGCGAGCGGCTTGCACAAAATCGATCTTGCGCAATATTACGCGTCGGTAGCGGACTGGATTCTGCCGCACCTTGACCATCGGCCCGTGGCGCTGCTGCGCTGCCCGGAAGGGGTCGAAGGCGAGCAGTTTTTCCAGAAGCATTCCGAGCGCATGGCGATCCCGAACATCAAGCAACTGGACCCCAAGCTTGACCCCGGGCACGCCCGCCTGATGGAGATCGACAGCGTGAAGGCGTTGGTGGGCGCGGCGCAGATGGGCACCATCGAACTGCACACCTGGGGCGCGACGTACGATCGGATCGAATTGCCGGATCACTTCGTGCTCGATCTTGACCCCGATGCCGAGCTGCCCTGGCGCAGCATGATCGAAGCGACGCAACTGACGTTGTCGACCCTCGACGAGCTGGGCCTGGACGCGTACGTCAAAACCAGTGGCGGCAAGGGCATGCACATCGTCGTGCCCCTCGCACGCCGTGCGGATTGGGACACCGTCAAAGCCTTCGCCAAAGCGCTGGCGCAGTTCATGGCGCGTGAGTTGCCCGAACGGTTCACGGCGACGTCCGGCCCGAAAAACCGCGTGGGCAAGATTTTCATCGATTACCTGCGCAATACCCGCGGCGCCAGCACGGTGGTGGCGTACTCGGCCAGGGCGAGGCCGGGCTTGCCCGTCTCGGTGCCGATCAGCCGTGATGAGCTGACTGAGGTGCAGTCGGCGGCCCAGTGGACGATCGCCAACCTGCAACAACGGTTGCGCAAGCTGAAAGCTGACCCGTGGGCCGGTTACAAGAATAACCAGCGACTGACCAAGCCGATGTGGAAGCGCCTTGGAGCAACGCCGCCTGCACAGAGTTAG
- a CDS encoding alpha/beta hydrolase codes for MMKFFAALLCMFTGLAHAEPALLTDLALPYLAAAPAETTNKPLVIFLHGYGSDERDLLDIKNDLSPDYTYLSVRAPQEVDGGGYKWFTQDTDQAEYEGVTSDVDKSTDLLRTFIQQATEKYRTQPEKVVLVGFSQGAMMTYQIGLQYPELVHGIAPLSGKILAALHSRLKPDERLKPLKVFIGHGSADTRVAYSGATDARAVLENLLIVPEFHSYAGAGHTITTAEVADLKRWLEGQLQTKQ; via the coding sequence ATGATGAAGTTTTTCGCCGCACTGTTGTGCATGTTTACCGGCCTGGCCCATGCAGAGCCGGCACTGCTCACCGACCTTGCGCTGCCCTACCTGGCGGCGGCGCCCGCTGAAACCACAAACAAGCCTCTGGTGATCTTTCTGCACGGTTATGGCAGCGACGAGCGTGATCTGCTCGACATCAAGAACGACCTCTCGCCGGACTACACCTACTTGTCAGTGCGCGCCCCTCAAGAAGTCGACGGTGGCGGTTACAAGTGGTTCACCCAGGACACCGATCAAGCCGAGTACGAAGGCGTGACCAGCGATGTCGACAAAAGCACTGATCTGCTGCGCACGTTCATCCAGCAAGCGACCGAGAAGTACCGCACTCAGCCCGAAAAGGTGGTGCTGGTTGGCTTCAGTCAAGGCGCGATGATGACCTACCAGATCGGCCTGCAATACCCGGAGTTGGTGCATGGCATCGCGCCGCTAAGCGGCAAAATTCTCGCGGCGCTCCATTCACGGCTCAAGCCCGACGAGCGCCTGAAGCCGTTGAAGGTGTTCATCGGTCACGGTTCCGCTGACACCCGTGTTGCGTATTCGGGTGCGACCGACGCGCGGGCGGTGCTTGAGAATCTGCTGATCGTCCCGGAGTTTCATTCCTACGCCGGGGCAGGGCACACCATCACGACGGCTGAGGTCGCGGATTTGAAACGCTGGCTGGAAGGTCAACTGCAAACGAAGCAGTGA
- a CDS encoding MFS transporter: MPSANVNTAATVAADPIKALYSKITWKLIPFLCFCYLAAYLDRINIGFAKLQMLDQLHFSEMAFGLGAGLFFVGYILFEVPSNLVLERVGAKIWIARIMITWGLLSSCTLFVSTPTQFYVLRFFLGAAEAGFLPGVLFYLTTWFPTYRRGRIIALFMIGLPLSSVIGGPLSGWIMGHFDQTAGLRGWQWLFLIEGIPSVLLGVMTFWALPNAPKDAKWLNSTEQALLEGELRLDDAEGKDSKHSFRDGFFNLKVWMLGGIDFSILLSAYAMGFWMPTFIKNAGVVDTFHIGVLTALPSVAALIGMLMIGASSDRRRERRWHIIVPFWIGAVAMAASPFFTHNVVATVALFAVASAAIIGAVPVFFSLPATFLKGRAAATGFALACSLANIAGLVSNSMMGIAIDVTGSSAGALWFFAGCLILSSLLVVALPAKLVNR; the protein is encoded by the coding sequence ATGCCCTCTGCGAATGTAAACACCGCCGCCACTGTTGCGGCGGACCCGATCAAGGCGCTTTACAGCAAGATCACCTGGAAGCTGATTCCGTTCCTGTGCTTCTGCTACCTGGCCGCTTACCTGGACCGCATCAACATCGGCTTTGCCAAACTGCAGATGCTTGATCAGTTGCACTTCAGCGAGATGGCTTTCGGCCTCGGCGCCGGTCTGTTCTTTGTCGGCTATATCCTGTTTGAAGTGCCCAGCAATCTGGTGCTGGAACGGGTCGGGGCGAAGATCTGGATCGCACGGATCATGATCACCTGGGGCTTGCTGTCGTCCTGCACCCTGTTCGTCAGCACGCCCACGCAATTTTACGTGTTGCGGTTTTTTCTCGGCGCCGCGGAAGCGGGTTTCCTGCCCGGCGTGCTGTTTTACCTGACCACCTGGTTTCCGACCTACCGCCGTGGCCGCATCATCGCCCTGTTCATGATCGGGCTGCCGCTCTCCAGCGTCATCGGCGGGCCGCTCTCGGGCTGGATCATGGGCCACTTCGACCAGACCGCCGGGCTGCGCGGCTGGCAGTGGCTGTTTCTGATCGAGGGAATTCCCAGCGTGCTGTTGGGGGTGATGACCTTCTGGGCGCTGCCGAATGCGCCAAAAGACGCCAAATGGTTGAACAGCACTGAGCAGGCGCTGCTGGAAGGCGAGTTGCGTCTGGACGATGCCGAGGGCAAGGACAGCAAGCACAGCTTCCGCGACGGTTTTTTCAATCTGAAAGTGTGGATGCTCGGCGGCATCGACTTTTCCATCCTGCTCAGCGCCTACGCGATGGGCTTCTGGATGCCCACGTTCATCAAGAACGCCGGTGTCGTCGATACCTTCCACATCGGTGTCCTGACCGCGCTGCCCAGCGTGGCGGCGCTGATCGGCATGCTGATGATCGGCGCCAGTTCGGACCGCCGTCGCGAACGCCGCTGGCACATCATCGTGCCGTTCTGGATCGGCGCAGTGGCGATGGCTGCCAGCCCTTTCTTCACGCACAACGTGGTGGCGACCGTTGCGTTGTTCGCTGTCGCGTCGGCGGCCATCATCGGCGCCGTGCCGGTGTTCTTCAGCCTGCCGGCCACATTCCTCAAGGGCCGTGCGGCGGCGACCGGTTTTGCCCTGGCCTGCTCCCTGGCCAACATCGCAGGATTGGTGAGTAATTCGATGATGGGCATCGCCATCGACGTGACCGGCAGCAGCGCCGGCGCATTATGGTTTTTCGCCGGCTGCCTGATCCTCAGCAGCCTCCTGGTCGTGGCCCTGCCGGCGAAGCTGGTGAACCGGTGA
- a CDS encoding AraC family transcriptional regulator, with protein sequence MNALNTLISLADIRGSLDLRCHFQGDWALEHDQEPTGIAPYHIVLAGECRVEMPDQQRLTLTAGDILVLPRGSQHLLMSTGPRVAPSRPQRQTNNGLLPVQRFGEGAELDLLCGRFIHQRQALLFASLPDYVKVSTRALGQNDPLPSLVALLRSEAEANQAGGQFMVNALTSALFTLVLREHLRQSPLQEGSLALLSDRRLGRAWQAMLEDPAHDWSIEALAEQASMSRATFMRAFAKLSGSSPWTLLTQVRMQHAYGLLSRSQGGLSDIAAQVGYQSQAAFSKVFKETYGMAPGQLRRSLSAGGDTT encoded by the coding sequence ATGAACGCCCTCAACACGCTCATCTCCCTGGCCGACATCCGCGGCAGCCTGGACCTCCGCTGTCACTTTCAAGGCGACTGGGCCCTCGAACACGATCAGGAACCGACCGGTATCGCGCCGTATCACATCGTGCTGGCCGGAGAATGCCGGGTAGAGATGCCCGACCAGCAACGCCTGACCCTGACCGCAGGGGATATCCTGGTGCTGCCCCGCGGCAGTCAGCATCTGCTGATGAGCACCGGCCCACGCGTGGCGCCTTCACGGCCGCAGCGCCAGACCAACAATGGTCTGTTGCCTGTGCAGCGCTTTGGCGAGGGCGCGGAGCTGGATTTACTCTGCGGACGCTTCATCCACCAGCGCCAGGCCCTGCTGTTCGCCTCGCTGCCGGATTACGTCAAGGTCTCCACCCGGGCCCTTGGCCAGAACGACCCCCTGCCCTCGCTGGTGGCGCTGCTGCGCAGTGAGGCGGAGGCCAATCAGGCGGGCGGTCAGTTCATGGTCAACGCGCTCACTTCGGCGTTGTTTACCTTGGTGCTGCGCGAGCACTTGCGTCAATCGCCCCTGCAGGAAGGCAGCCTTGCGCTGCTGAGTGACCGGCGTCTCGGGCGCGCCTGGCAGGCCATGCTTGAAGACCCGGCTCACGACTGGAGCATCGAAGCGCTGGCGGAACAGGCGAGCATGTCGCGGGCGACGTTTATGCGGGCCTTTGCAAAACTCAGCGGCAGCTCGCCCTGGACGCTGCTGACGCAGGTGCGCATGCAGCATGCGTACGGCTTGCTGAGCCGGTCGCAAGGGGGGTTGAGCGATATCGCCGCCCAAGTGGGTTACCAGTCACAAGCGGCGTTCAGCAAAGTCTTCAAGGAGACCTACGGAATGGCGCCGGGGCAGCTGCGCCGAAGTCTTTCCGCCGGTGGGGACACGACCTAA
- a CDS encoding MFS transporter, protein MTATPSASHGTTMTKGLAMLFAFCCGAIVANLYYAQPIIGLIAPDIGLSPTLASFIVSLTQIGYALGLFFLVPLGDLLENRRLMIVTTGVALLSLLSAAFAQTPNLFLIASLLVGFSSVAVQILVPLAANLAPEETRGRVVGSIMGGLLLGILLARPAASLIADHFGWRAVFGTAAAVMLIISVVLATTIPRHQPAHSATYGQLLKSLWTLLRRQPVLRQRAFYQACLFATFSLFWTAVPLELARNHGLSQSQIALFALVGAIGAIAAPIAGRLADAGHTRIASLCAMLFAALSFLPSLIAPAYAVIGMAVTGVVLDFCVQMNMVLGQRAVYALDGKSRSRLNALYMTSIFMGGAIGSVIASALYDHGGWTWIVAVGSVFPVLALCVFLKNSRP, encoded by the coding sequence ATGACCGCCACTCCTTCTGCAAGCCACGGCACCACGATGACCAAGGGGCTGGCGATGCTGTTCGCCTTCTGCTGCGGCGCGATCGTTGCCAACCTGTATTACGCCCAGCCGATCATTGGCCTGATCGCGCCGGACATCGGCCTGTCGCCCACGCTCGCCAGCTTCATCGTGTCGCTGACCCAGATCGGCTATGCCCTCGGCCTGTTCTTCCTCGTGCCGCTGGGGGATTTGCTGGAAAACCGCCGCCTGATGATCGTCACCACCGGCGTCGCCCTGCTCAGCCTGCTCAGCGCGGCCTTTGCGCAAACGCCCAACCTGTTCCTGATCGCCTCGCTGCTGGTCGGTTTCAGCTCGGTGGCGGTGCAGATTCTGGTGCCGCTGGCCGCCAACCTCGCGCCGGAAGAAACCCGCGGCCGCGTGGTCGGCAGCATCATGGGCGGTCTGTTACTGGGAATTTTGCTGGCCCGGCCCGCTGCCAGCCTCATCGCTGACCACTTCGGCTGGCGCGCAGTGTTCGGCACGGCGGCGGCGGTGATGCTGATCATCAGCGTGGTACTGGCGACGACCATTCCCCGGCATCAACCGGCCCACAGCGCCACCTACGGCCAACTGCTCAAGTCGTTGTGGACGTTGCTGCGCAGGCAACCGGTGCTGCGCCAGCGGGCGTTTTATCAGGCCTGCCTGTTCGCCACATTCAGCCTGTTCTGGACTGCCGTGCCGCTGGAACTGGCACGCAACCACGGGCTGTCGCAAAGCCAGATCGCCCTCTTCGCCCTGGTCGGCGCGATTGGCGCCATCGCTGCGCCCATCGCCGGACGCCTTGCCGATGCCGGTCACACCCGCATCGCCAGCCTGTGCGCGATGCTGTTCGCCGCGCTGAGCTTTCTGCCAAGCCTCATCGCACCGGCCTACGCGGTGATCGGCATGGCCGTTACCGGCGTGGTGCTGGACTTCTGCGTCCAGATGAACATGGTGCTGGGTCAACGCGCGGTCTACGCCCTGGACGGCAAGAGCCGCAGCCGGCTCAACGCCCTGTACATGACCAGCATCTTTATGGGCGGCGCCATTGGCTCGGTGATTGCCAGCGCCCTGTACGACCATGGTGGCTGGACGTGGATCGTGGCCGTGGGGAGCGTGTTTCCGGTGTTGGCGTTGTGCGTGTTTCTAAAGAATTCACGGCCCTGA
- a CDS encoding Ku protein translates to MPRAIWKGAISFGLVHIPVALVSATSRQGVDFDWLDKRSMDPVGYKRINKVSGKEINKENIVKGVQYEKGRYVVISEEEIRSAHPKSTQTIDIFGFVDSDQIPLQHIDTPYFLAPDKRGEKVYALLRQALVDTGKVALAHVVIRTSQHLAAVMPLESAIVLVLLRWPSEVRGLDSLELPKEATDVKLSKSELDMAKRLIKDMSTEWAPEAEEYRDTFQDQIMALVETKAREGKIENVETDAGDTERKSADVIDLTELLKRSLGSRGGASKAPAKAKPASKGKAAASDDAPVAKRRAPARKKTTKAS, encoded by the coding sequence ATGCCTCGGGCAATCTGGAAAGGCGCGATCAGTTTCGGTCTGGTGCATATTCCTGTGGCGCTGGTGTCGGCGACCTCGCGCCAAGGCGTCGACTTCGACTGGCTGGACAAGCGCAGCATGGATCCGGTCGGCTACAAGCGCATCAACAAGGTCTCCGGCAAGGAGATCAATAAAGAAAATATCGTCAAGGGCGTCCAGTACGAGAAAGGCCGCTACGTGGTCATCAGCGAAGAAGAGATTCGCTCGGCGCACCCCAAATCGACCCAGACCATCGATATTTTCGGTTTTGTCGACAGCGACCAGATTCCGCTCCAGCACATTGATACGCCTTACTTTCTGGCCCCCGACAAGCGCGGCGAAAAGGTCTATGCGCTGCTGCGACAGGCATTGGTGGACACCGGCAAAGTGGCGCTGGCCCATGTGGTCATTCGCACCAGCCAGCACCTGGCCGCCGTGATGCCGCTGGAATCGGCGATTGTGCTCGTGCTGCTGCGCTGGCCTTCGGAAGTGCGCGGGCTCGACAGCCTCGAACTGCCCAAGGAAGCCACCGACGTCAAGCTCAGCAAGAGTGAACTGGACATGGCCAAGCGCCTGATCAAGGACATGAGCACCGAGTGGGCGCCGGAGGCCGAGGAGTACCGCGATACGTTTCAGGACCAGATCATGGCGTTGGTCGAGACCAAGGCGCGCGAAGGAAAAATCGAGAACGTCGAGACCGACGCGGGTGATACCGAGCGTAAGTCGGCAGATGTCATCGATTTGACCGAGTTGCTTAAACGCAGCCTGGGCAGTCGTGGCGGCGCGAGCAAAGCGCCTGCAAAAGCCAAACCGGCGAGCAAGGGCAAGGCAGCTGCCTCGGACGACGCACCCGTTGCAAAACGCCGTGCCCCTGCCCGGAAGAAGACCACCAAGGCGTCCTGA